From Pseudomonas putida, one genomic window encodes:
- a CDS encoding LysR family transcriptional regulator has protein sequence MFDWEDLRHFSAFINEGSLSAAAKQLGVDHATVARRIAALEAALNLKLVDRRPRAYVLTEQGRRVGEYAEQMTQSSFALEHFATADQQQVAGDVVLAAPPALLGSIIARRLGELCSRYPQLRLKLVGSKSRASLARREADISITLARPSEPTLVASLLGHLDYRLYAAPGYLRSTSAPRYIGYDQSQAKSPQQQWLLAQTHHQTFVLQSNDLRIQAQAAAGGIGIACLPAFMAQEHGLQAIGEETQTMSIEIWLAVHEDVRNTPRIKAVTDFLQQQVKPLLRL, from the coding sequence ATGTTCGATTGGGAAGATCTGCGCCATTTCTCTGCCTTCATCAACGAAGGCTCGCTCTCGGCTGCGGCCAAGCAATTGGGCGTCGACCACGCCACTGTGGCCCGGCGCATCGCCGCGCTGGAAGCCGCGCTCAATCTAAAACTGGTCGACCGCCGCCCCAGGGCCTATGTGCTGACCGAGCAGGGCCGCCGCGTGGGCGAATATGCCGAGCAAATGACCCAGTCGTCTTTCGCCCTCGAACACTTCGCCACGGCGGACCAGCAACAGGTTGCAGGCGACGTGGTGCTGGCCGCCCCGCCCGCGCTGCTGGGCAGCATCATCGCCCGGCGCCTGGGCGAGTTGTGCAGCCGTTATCCGCAGCTGCGCCTCAAACTGGTCGGCAGCAAGTCCCGGGCCTCGCTGGCACGGCGCGAGGCTGATATCAGCATCACCTTGGCCAGGCCGAGCGAACCGACGCTGGTGGCCAGCCTGCTCGGCCACCTGGATTACCGCCTGTATGCCGCCCCCGGCTACCTGCGCAGCACCAGCGCGCCACGCTACATCGGCTACGACCAGTCCCAGGCCAAGTCGCCGCAGCAGCAGTGGTTGCTCGCGCAAACCCACCATCAAACCTTTGTCTTGCAAAGCAACGACCTGCGTATCCAGGCCCAGGCGGCGGCCGGCGGCATCGGCATCGCCTGCCTGCCGGCGTTCATGGCCCAGGAGCATGGCCTGCAGGCCATCGGGGAAGAAACACAAACCATGAGCATCGAAATATGGCTGGCCGTGCATGAGGACGTGCGCAATACACCACGCATCAAGGCCGTCACCGACTTTTTGCAGCAACAGGTCAAGCCCCTGCTGCGCTTGTGA
- a CDS encoding aldo/keto reductase: protein MQYVKLGNTGLDVSKLCLGCMTFGEPGAGTHPWTLGEDDSRPIIRHAVEQGINFFDTANSYSAGTSELILGKLLKAFSRREETVIATKVFFPANMWEGSTRPNEQGLSRKAIMANIDASLTRLGTDYVDLYQIHRWDYHTPIEETMEALHDVVKAGKARYIGASSMYAWQFAKAQQVAASNGWSRFVSMQNYLNLIYREEEREMIPLCLDQGVGLMPWSPMARGRLTRPHGQQTARTRTDISGQSFYEKTEVEDGRVIDVVEQIAGERGVPMAQVALAWVLGKRGVSAPIVGASKVAHLDDAIGALQFELSAEEVQRLQAPYVPHAVTGFK from the coding sequence ATGCAGTACGTCAAGTTGGGCAACACCGGCCTGGATGTTTCGAAACTGTGCCTGGGCTGCATGACCTTCGGCGAGCCGGGCGCCGGCACCCACCCCTGGACCCTCGGCGAAGACGACAGCCGCCCGATCATCCGCCACGCCGTGGAGCAAGGCATCAACTTCTTCGACACCGCCAACAGCTACTCGGCCGGCACCTCGGAGCTGATCCTGGGCAAGCTGCTGAAGGCGTTCTCCCGCCGCGAAGAAACCGTGATCGCCACCAAGGTGTTCTTCCCGGCCAACATGTGGGAAGGCAGCACCCGGCCCAACGAGCAAGGCCTGTCCCGCAAGGCGATCATGGCCAATATCGACGCCAGCCTCACCCGCCTTGGCACCGACTATGTAGACCTCTACCAGATCCACCGCTGGGACTACCACACGCCCATCGAGGAGACCATGGAAGCGCTGCACGATGTGGTCAAAGCCGGCAAGGCGCGCTACATCGGCGCCTCCTCGATGTATGCCTGGCAGTTCGCCAAAGCCCAGCAGGTGGCAGCCAGCAACGGCTGGAGCCGCTTCGTGTCGATGCAGAACTACCTCAACCTGATCTACCGCGAGGAAGAGCGCGAAATGATCCCGCTGTGCCTGGACCAGGGCGTGGGCCTGATGCCCTGGAGCCCGATGGCCCGCGGCCGCCTGACCCGCCCGCATGGCCAGCAGACCGCGCGTACCCGTACCGACATTTCCGGCCAGTCGTTCTATGAAAAAACTGAAGTGGAAGACGGTCGGGTGATCGATGTGGTCGAACAGATCGCCGGCGAACGTGGCGTGCCCATGGCGCAGGTGGCGCTGGCCTGGGTCCTGGGCAAGCGAGGGGTTTCGGCGCCGATCGTAGGGGCATCGAAGGTGGCGCACCTCGACGATGCGATTGGCGCGCTGCAGTTCGAGCTCAGCGCTGAGGAAGTGCAGCGCCTGCAAGCCCCGTACGTGCCACATGCGGTGACGGGCTTCAAGTAG
- a CDS encoding lipocalin-like domain-containing protein, producing the protein MKAETWLLMACLLLAGCDPPAPAAKSFAGLGEDAAAFSQVVPGHALAFPRDHGAHEGFRIEWWYVTANLRDAQGRDWGVQWTLFRSALRPGPETWNWNSPNLWMGHAALTGPGGHQVSETLARGGIGQAGVEAQPFREWINDWSLLGKPGVERLQMRASGEGFGYDLALTSDQPLLLHGVQGYSEKSGKGQASYYYSQPFYRVSGEVERAGQRVAVTGQAWLDREWSSQPLAAGQSGWDWFSLHLDTGAKLMLFQVREDQGPPYRAGTWVDAQGQVRALQGGQIELAPLAWTRQDNGKQVPTRWRVKVPAVQVDVEVDALEPKAWMGTRFPYWEGPVRVGEKGRGYLEMTGY; encoded by the coding sequence ATGAAAGCTGAAACGTGGCTGTTGATGGCATGCCTGCTGCTGGCCGGCTGCGACCCGCCTGCGCCAGCAGCCAAGAGCTTTGCGGGCCTGGGTGAGGATGCGGCGGCGTTCAGCCAGGTGGTACCGGGGCATGCGCTGGCATTCCCCCGTGACCATGGCGCGCACGAGGGCTTTCGTATCGAATGGTGGTACGTCACCGCCAACCTGCGCGATGCCCAGGGCCGTGACTGGGGCGTGCAATGGACGTTGTTCCGCTCGGCCTTGCGGCCCGGGCCTGAGACCTGGAACTGGAACAGCCCCAACCTGTGGATGGGCCACGCCGCGCTGACCGGCCCGGGCGGCCATCAGGTCAGTGAAACCCTGGCGCGCGGTGGCATCGGCCAGGCTGGCGTCGAGGCGCAACCGTTCCGGGAGTGGATCAACGACTGGTCGCTGCTGGGCAAGCCCGGTGTCGAGCGCCTGCAGATGCGTGCCAGCGGGGAGGGGTTTGGCTATGACCTGGCCCTCACCAGCGATCAGCCGCTGCTGCTGCACGGGGTGCAGGGCTACAGCGAAAAATCCGGCAAGGGCCAGGCGTCGTACTACTACAGTCAGCCGTTCTACAGGGTCAGTGGAGAGGTCGAGCGAGCGGGGCAGCGTGTCGCCGTCACAGGGCAGGCCTGGCTTGACCGGGAATGGAGCAGCCAGCCGTTGGCCGCCGGGCAAAGTGGCTGGGACTGGTTTTCCCTGCACCTGGATACGGGCGCCAAGCTGATGCTGTTCCAGGTACGCGAGGATCAAGGGCCGCCTTACCGCGCGGGCACCTGGGTCGATGCCCAGGGGCAGGTACGGGCGCTGCAGGGCGGGCAGATCGAATTGGCACCGCTGGCCTGGACGCGGCAAGACAATGGCAAACAGGTGCCCACCCGCTGGCGGGTGAAAGTGCCAGCGGTGCAGGTGGATGTCGAGGTGGATGCGCTAGAGCCCAAAGCCTGGATGGGCACACGCTTTCCTTATTGGGAGGGCCCGGTACGTGTGGGCGAGAAGGGCCGTGGGTATCTGGAGATGACGGGTTACTGA
- a CDS encoding LysR family transcriptional regulator yields the protein MQPLDHLSLHLFIVVCEEGTIARAGERAFMAPSAVSKRISDIEARFGTALFTRSKRGVEPTPAGLALLRHARGLTRAMERLDSELSEYAEGARGHVRVLANVSSIIEFLPEELSAFMLEHPLIQADIEERFSPDVVRGVAEGNADLGICRQSAAVGDLEYVPYRQDHLAVVVGASHPLAGRSSIAFAETLGYEHLGLSAFATLNNFMRKSAEATGKELRFRSYVSSFDAAYRLVQFGLGLAVFPQEAVARYAPLFDLRVIPLTDDWALGEFVICMRDRHSLSLSARRLLDHLLLRAPARQSLP from the coding sequence ATGCAGCCCCTCGATCACCTGTCACTGCACCTGTTCATCGTGGTCTGCGAAGAGGGCACCATCGCCCGCGCCGGTGAGCGGGCGTTCATGGCGCCGTCGGCGGTCAGCAAGCGTATCTCCGATATCGAGGCCCGCTTTGGCACTGCGTTGTTCACACGCAGCAAACGTGGGGTCGAACCAACCCCGGCAGGGCTTGCGCTGTTGCGCCATGCCCGCGGCCTGACGCGGGCCATGGAGCGCCTGGACAGCGAGCTGAGCGAATACGCCGAAGGCGCGCGTGGGCATGTGCGGGTTCTGGCCAATGTGTCGTCGATCATCGAGTTTCTGCCTGAGGAGCTGTCGGCCTTCATGCTGGAACACCCGCTGATCCAGGCAGACATCGAAGAGCGGTTCAGCCCGGATGTGGTGCGCGGGGTGGCTGAGGGCAATGCCGACCTGGGCATTTGCAGGCAGTCTGCGGCAGTCGGTGACCTGGAATACGTGCCTTATCGTCAGGACCACCTGGCCGTGGTGGTCGGCGCCAGCCACCCGCTGGCAGGGCGCAGCAGCATTGCCTTTGCCGAAACCCTGGGCTACGAGCACCTGGGCCTTTCGGCATTCGCCACGTTGAACAATTTCATGCGCAAGAGCGCCGAGGCCACCGGCAAAGAACTGCGTTTTCGCTCCTATGTGTCGTCGTTCGACGCCGCGTACCGGCTGGTGCAGTTCGGCCTGGGCCTGGCGGTGTTCCCGCAGGAGGCCGTGGCGCGCTATGCGCCGCTGTTCGATTTGCGCGTGATCCCGCTGACCGATGACTGGGCGCTGGGTGAATTCGTTATCTGCATGCGCGACCGGCATTCGCTGTCGCTGTCGGCGCGGCGCTTGCTGGACCACCTGTTGTTGCGCGCCCCAGCCAGGCAAAGCCTGCCCTGA
- a CDS encoding CaiB/BaiF CoA transferase family protein: MSRLPLDGIRVVEISHMVMGPTCGMILGDLGAEVIKIEPTRGDGTRRLLGAGAGFFRTFNRNKQCIAVDVETPQGREAVLQLIDTADVFIENFKPGRMHKLGFDYAALRQRNPRLVYASHKGFLSGPYDNRLALDEVVQMMAGLAYMTGPVGRPLRAGSSVNDIMGGMFGAIGVLAALNERNSTGSGREVQSALYENCVLLAAQHMQQYVVTGEAAAPMPNRISAWAIYDVFTFAGGEQMFVAATGEGQWNALCQLLGQAALRDDPTLATNNDRVLQRPRLLAHLAEVFANLDAQQLAAELEANGIPFAPIRRPEELFDDAHLLESGGMAELVLEDGSSTPMPLLPLSLDGQRLQPRRSIPRIGEHTHKVMRELGYSDQHIAQLCAAGVLKTDEQGC, translated from the coding sequence ATGTCCAGACTCCCCTTGGATGGCATCCGTGTCGTCGAGATTTCGCACATGGTCATGGGCCCCACCTGCGGCATGATCCTCGGTGACCTTGGCGCCGAAGTGATCAAGATCGAGCCTACCCGCGGTGACGGCACGCGCCGGTTGCTGGGTGCGGGGGCGGGTTTTTTCCGCACCTTCAACCGCAACAAGCAATGCATCGCCGTTGACGTCGAAACGCCCCAGGGCCGCGAAGCCGTGCTGCAGCTGATCGACACGGCCGACGTGTTCATCGAGAACTTCAAACCCGGGCGCATGCACAAGCTCGGTTTCGACTACGCCGCGCTGCGCCAGCGCAACCCCCGGCTGGTCTACGCCTCGCACAAGGGCTTCCTCAGTGGCCCTTACGACAACCGCCTGGCGCTGGACGAAGTGGTGCAGATGATGGCGGGCCTTGCCTACATGACCGGCCCGGTGGGCCGGCCCTTGCGCGCGGGCAGTTCGGTGAACGACATCATGGGCGGCATGTTCGGCGCCATCGGTGTGCTCGCCGCGCTGAACGAGCGCAACAGCACCGGCAGCGGCCGCGAGGTACAAAGTGCGCTGTACGAAAACTGCGTACTGCTGGCCGCCCAGCACATGCAGCAGTATGTGGTGACCGGGGAGGCCGCAGCGCCCATGCCCAACCGCATCAGTGCCTGGGCCATCTACGACGTGTTCACCTTTGCCGGGGGCGAGCAGATGTTCGTGGCCGCGACCGGGGAAGGGCAGTGGAACGCGCTGTGCCAGCTGCTGGGCCAGGCCGCATTGCGGGATGACCCGACGCTGGCCACCAACAATGACCGGGTGCTGCAGCGCCCACGCTTACTGGCGCACCTGGCTGAAGTGTTCGCCAACCTCGATGCCCAGCAACTGGCGGCTGAGCTGGAGGCCAACGGCATCCCGTTCGCGCCCATCCGGCGCCCTGAAGAACTGTTCGATGATGCGCACCTGCTAGAAAGCGGCGGCATGGCCGAGCTGGTCCTGGAAGACGGCAGCAGCACGCCGATGCCGTTGCTGCCGCTGTCGCTCGATGGCCAGCGCCTGCAACCGCGCCGCTCGATCCCGCGCATTGGCGAGCACACGCACAAGGTCATGCGCGAGCTGGGCTACAGCGACCAACACATCGCCCAGCTGTGCGCAGCGGGCGTTCTCAAGACTGACGAGCAGGGGTGCTAA
- a CDS encoding OprD family porin: MITSTSVRASLMLAAFCCAWQPAQAAFVEDGKGSLELRNFYFDRDFHGDAASQSRRGEWAQGFMLKWQSGYTQGVLGFGLDAVGMLGVKLDSSPNRSGTGLLPRGSDKRAADSYSKAVATFKTKLSQTELQVGALSPQLPLLASNNSRLFPQWFNGAQLVSKDLDNLVLTLLQVDATKLRDSTDYEDLTAMAQQGAYSATVSSTRLYYLGADYQPIKNLTLSLHASQLDDLIRRDYAGFKYRTGVGPGEAFTEWRWFNAQEQGRALLGEVDNQTLSTQFGYSFTGHTLSGGYQKVSGDTAYAYVGGTDTYLFSEQQVSTFALANERAWMLRYDYNFAALGIPGLTFNVRYVKGDQVDPQRIASAKGRALAARGGEGEEWERTTDVTYVVQSGALKNLSLRWRNASMRSNFADAADENRVIVGYVVEF; this comes from the coding sequence ATGATCACTTCCACCTCCGTGCGGGCATCGCTGATGCTCGCGGCGTTCTGCTGCGCGTGGCAACCCGCGCAGGCTGCCTTTGTCGAGGACGGCAAAGGTAGCCTGGAGCTGCGCAACTTCTACTTTGACCGCGACTTTCACGGTGATGCCGCCAGCCAATCCCGGCGTGGCGAATGGGCCCAGGGCTTCATGCTCAAGTGGCAGTCCGGCTACACCCAGGGTGTGCTGGGGTTTGGCCTGGATGCGGTCGGGATGCTTGGCGTAAAGCTCGATTCATCGCCGAACCGCAGCGGCACCGGACTGCTGCCGCGGGGCAGCGACAAGCGCGCGGCGGACAGCTACAGCAAGGCGGTCGCCACGTTCAAGACGAAGCTGTCGCAGACCGAGCTGCAGGTGGGCGCGCTCAGCCCGCAGTTGCCGTTGCTCGCGTCGAACAACAGCCGCTTGTTCCCACAATGGTTCAACGGCGCGCAACTGGTGAGCAAGGACCTCGACAACCTGGTGCTGACGTTACTGCAGGTAGATGCCACCAAGCTGCGTGACTCCACCGATTATGAAGACCTGACGGCGATGGCGCAGCAGGGCGCCTATTCGGCCACAGTGAGCAGTACCCGGTTGTATTACCTGGGGGCCGATTATCAGCCGATCAAGAACCTGACCCTGAGCCTGCACGCCAGCCAACTGGATGACCTGATCCGCCGGGATTACGCCGGGTTCAAGTACAGGACTGGCGTGGGGCCAGGTGAAGCCTTCACCGAATGGCGCTGGTTCAATGCCCAGGAGCAGGGAAGGGCGTTGCTCGGTGAGGTGGATAACCAGACCTTGAGCACCCAGTTTGGTTACAGCTTCACCGGCCATACCCTCAGCGGGGGTTATCAGAAGGTCAGTGGCGATACGGCCTACGCCTATGTGGGCGGGACCGACACTTATCTGTTCAGCGAACAGCAGGTGAGCACCTTTGCGCTGGCCAACGAACGCGCCTGGATGTTGCGCTATGACTACAACTTTGCCGCGCTGGGCATACCTGGACTCACGTTCAATGTGCGCTATGTGAAAGGCGATCAGGTCGACCCGCAGCGCATCGCCAGCGCCAAGGGCAGGGCGCTGGCTGCGCGAGGCGGTGAAGGGGAGGAGTGGGAGCGCACAACGGACGTGACCTATGTGGTGCAGTCGGGGGCGCTGAAGAATCTTTCGCTGCGCTGGCGCAATGCGAGCATGCGCTCGAATTTTGCGGATGCGGCGGATGAAAATCGGGTGATCGTGGGGTATGTGGTCGAGTTTTGA
- a CDS encoding MFS transporter: MVALTGVLARERNDSHINELLLYRRVAWRIMPLAIICFLFSYFDRINISFAKAQMQAELGLSDAAYGLAASMFFIGYVLFEVPSSLGLKRYGAPAWICRIMVSWGLATAALVFAYTQYTLYFLRFLIGVMEAGFGPAILFYLACWFPRRHLAKMNGLWFLAVPLAGAMGGPAAGFLLGTMDGVLGLAGWHWLFLMSGLPCVVLGIVVLYKLDRDIESARWLSRAEKDLLVENLAQDQRAQKPVLGSLWRVLLTREVAIMAFIYYVVKSASYGLNFWMPHLIKSSGVQDMLWVGVLSALPYAVACVGMVLLTRRSDRTGERKRYLVYCLLAAAAGYLLACLFSDSSWAMMAALVLATAGTFIAIPIFWTIPQSTFSGLAIATGTAAINSVGQLSGIVAPVMVGQINDLTGSSYMGMLSIAPLILLACLVVMRYVKNPKA, translated from the coding sequence ATGGTTGCCTTGACCGGTGTTCTGGCGCGCGAGCGCAATGACAGCCACATCAATGAACTGCTGCTGTACCGCCGCGTGGCCTGGCGCATCATGCCGCTGGCCATCATCTGTTTCCTGTTTTCCTACTTCGACCGCATCAACATCAGCTTCGCCAAAGCCCAGATGCAGGCTGAGCTTGGCCTGAGCGACGCTGCCTATGGCCTGGCCGCGAGCATGTTCTTCATCGGCTACGTATTGTTCGAAGTGCCGAGCAGCCTGGGCCTGAAACGCTACGGAGCGCCGGCGTGGATCTGCCGGATCATGGTGTCCTGGGGGCTGGCTACCGCCGCGCTGGTGTTTGCCTACACACAGTACACGTTGTACTTCCTGCGCTTTCTGATCGGTGTGATGGAGGCCGGTTTCGGGCCGGCGATCCTGTTCTACCTGGCGTGCTGGTTCCCGCGTAGACACTTGGCGAAGATGAATGGCCTGTGGTTCCTCGCGGTGCCTCTGGCCGGTGCGATGGGTGGGCCGGCAGCGGGTTTCTTGCTGGGGACCATGGACGGCGTGCTTGGCCTGGCCGGCTGGCACTGGCTGTTTTTGATGTCGGGCCTGCCATGCGTAGTGCTGGGTATCGTAGTGCTGTACAAGCTCGACCGTGATATCGAGTCGGCCCGCTGGTTGAGCCGTGCGGAAAAAGACCTGCTGGTGGAAAACCTGGCGCAGGACCAACGCGCGCAGAAACCAGTGCTGGGGTCGTTGTGGCGGGTACTGCTGACCCGCGAAGTGGCGATCATGGCGTTCATCTATTACGTGGTGAAATCCGCGTCCTACGGCCTGAACTTCTGGATGCCGCACCTGATCAAGTCCTCGGGTGTGCAGGACATGCTGTGGGTCGGCGTGCTGTCTGCGCTGCCGTACGCGGTAGCCTGTGTCGGCATGGTGCTGCTGACCCGGCGCTCGGACCGCACCGGCGAGCGCAAGCGCTACCTGGTCTATTGCCTGCTGGCGGCCGCGGCCGGCTACTTGCTGGCGTGCCTGTTCTCGGACTCGTCCTGGGCGATGATGGCGGCGCTGGTACTGGCCACGGCAGGTACATTCATCGCCATTCCGATCTTCTGGACCATCCCGCAGTCCACGTTCTCGGGCCTGGCGATCGCCACCGGCACGGCGGCGATCAACTCTGTGGGGCAGCTCAGCGGCATCGTGGCGCCGGTGATGGTGGGGCAGATCAACGACCTCACCGGTAGCAGCTACATGGGCATGCTATCCATTGCGCCGCTGATCCTGCTCGCCTGCCTGGTGGTGATGCGTTACGTCAAAAACCCCAAGGCCTGA
- a CDS encoding hydroxymethylglutaryl-CoA lyase, protein MTTITINEVGLRDGLQSLQTVMPTAAKLRWIDSAYAAGVRHMEVASFVPARLLPQMADAKQVVAHALTYPDLLVTVLAPNLRGALDALESGAQRIVAPVSVSTAHSLANVRRTPQEMVEELGRMCQLRNETGRHEVQMIAGMSVAFGCTRQGDVPLSDLCALTRQVIEAGCDLVSLGDTTGYANPGQVATVIQAVRAIAGERLRAAHFHDTRGLALANSLVAVQQGIRELDASLAGLGGCPFAPGASGNTVTEDLVFMLQSMGLDTGIDLQALIDSRQVLRDALPEEPLYGAIARAGLPLNY, encoded by the coding sequence ATGACAACAATAACAATCAACGAAGTCGGCCTGCGTGATGGCCTGCAGAGCCTGCAAACGGTCATGCCGACCGCCGCGAAGCTGCGATGGATCGACAGCGCCTACGCCGCCGGCGTACGCCATATGGAAGTCGCCTCGTTCGTGCCGGCCAGGCTGCTGCCTCAGATGGCCGACGCCAAACAGGTGGTCGCCCACGCCCTGACATACCCCGATTTGCTGGTCACGGTCCTGGCCCCCAACCTGCGCGGCGCCCTGGATGCGCTGGAGTCTGGCGCGCAGCGTATCGTGGCGCCGGTGTCGGTGAGCACTGCCCACAGCCTGGCCAACGTCCGCCGTACGCCCCAGGAGATGGTCGAGGAGCTGGGGCGCATGTGCCAGCTGCGCAACGAGACGGGCCGGCATGAGGTGCAGATGATCGCCGGCATGTCGGTGGCCTTTGGCTGCACCCGCCAGGGTGACGTGCCGCTGAGCGACCTGTGCGCCTTGACCCGCCAGGTGATCGAGGCCGGTTGCGACCTGGTTTCGCTGGGCGACACCACCGGTTACGCCAACCCCGGCCAGGTCGCGACGGTGATCCAGGCCGTACGCGCCATCGCCGGCGAGCGGCTGCGCGCCGCGCATTTTCATGACACCCGTGGCCTGGCCTTGGCCAACAGCCTGGTCGCCGTGCAGCAGGGCATCCGCGAGCTGGACGCGTCGCTGGCGGGGCTTGGCGGTTGCCCGTTCGCACCGGGTGCCTCGGGCAATACCGTCACCGAAGACCTGGTGTTCATGCTGCAGAGCATGGGCCTGGACACCGGCATCGACCTGCAGGCGCTGATCGACTCACGCCAGGTGCTGCGTGACGCCTTGCCCGAAGAGCCGCTCTACGGCGCTATCGCCCGTGCCGGGCTGCCACTCAACTATTAA
- a CDS encoding gluconate 2-dehydrogenase subunit 3 family protein, translating into MPEHAPDNPRRDFLRKTLTLIPVVTVATSTGLGAGQLLAQPAREPKVPATPPAGHYQPTFFTAEEWAFVQAAVSRIIPADELGPGALEAGAAEFIDRQMNTPYATGAQWYMQGPFKADAAPELGYQLQLSPQQIYRLGIAAADAWCKNASGKTFAEQDSATRDKVLAKIEAGEIVFDQLPAKVFFSLLVQNTREGFFCDPIHGGNKGMVGWTQIGFPGARADFMDWAERNEPYPFPAVSIRGERA; encoded by the coding sequence ATGCCTGAGCATGCCCCCGACAACCCGCGCCGGGACTTCCTGCGCAAAACGTTGACCCTGATTCCCGTGGTCACCGTGGCGACCAGCACCGGCCTGGGTGCCGGCCAACTGCTGGCCCAGCCGGCCCGCGAACCGAAGGTACCCGCGACACCGCCCGCTGGCCATTACCAGCCGACGTTCTTCACCGCTGAGGAATGGGCCTTCGTGCAGGCGGCGGTGTCGCGCATCATCCCCGCTGACGAGCTGGGCCCCGGCGCACTCGAAGCAGGCGCCGCCGAATTTATCGACCGCCAGATGAACACCCCCTATGCCACAGGTGCCCAGTGGTACATGCAAGGCCCGTTCAAGGCCGATGCCGCCCCGGAGCTTGGCTACCAGCTGCAACTGAGCCCACAGCAAATCTACCGCCTGGGCATCGCCGCTGCGGACGCCTGGTGCAAAAATGCCAGCGGCAAAACTTTCGCCGAGCAAGATAGCGCTACCCGAGACAAGGTTCTTGCCAAGATCGAAGCCGGTGAGATCGTTTTCGACCAATTGCCGGCAAAGGTGTTTTTCAGCCTGCTGGTGCAGAACACCCGCGAGGGGTTCTTCTGTGACCCGATTCACGGTGGCAACAAGGGCATGGTCGGCTGGACGCAAATCGGCTTCCCAGGTGCCCGCGCAGACTTCATGGATTGGGCCGAGCGCAACGAGCCTTACCCCTTCCCGGCAGTATCGATTCGTGGCGAGAGGGCGTAA
- a CDS encoding gamma carbonic anhydrase family protein, with the protein MAIYRYDTLTPTLHPETFVAEQATVIGDVTLEQGASVWPQAVLRGDNAAIRIGQHSNVQEGAVLHADPGFALTVGSGVTIGHQAMLHGCTVADGALIGIQAVVLNGAVIGRNCLVGAGAIVTEGKVFPDNSLILGAPAKVVRELTPDAIAHMHANAADYLRKGAAYKEKLVRIG; encoded by the coding sequence ATGGCTATCTATCGCTACGACACACTCACTCCCACCCTTCACCCAGAAACCTTCGTCGCCGAACAGGCCACGGTGATAGGCGACGTCACCCTGGAGCAGGGTGCCAGTGTCTGGCCGCAGGCGGTGCTGCGCGGCGACAACGCTGCAATCCGCATTGGCCAGCACAGCAATGTTCAGGAAGGCGCGGTGCTGCATGCCGACCCAGGCTTCGCACTGACCGTGGGCAGTGGCGTCACCATTGGCCACCAGGCGATGCTGCATGGCTGCACGGTCGCTGATGGTGCACTGATCGGCATTCAGGCGGTGGTACTCAATGGTGCGGTCATCGGCCGCAACTGCCTGGTGGGCGCGGGCGCCATCGTTACCGAAGGCAAGGTCTTCCCCGACAATTCCCTGATCCTCGGCGCACCGGCCAAGGTGGTGCGCGAGCTGACGCCTGACGCTATCGCCCACATGCACGCCAACGCAGCCGATTACCTTCGCAAAGGGGCCGCCTACAAGGAAAAGCTTGTGCGCATTGGCTAA